One genomic region from Spirosoma sp. KCTC 42546 encodes:
- a CDS encoding glycerophosphodiester phosphodiesterase family protein, with protein sequence MNKTLLFVINLIFAAFSGAAVSMAQSALSLTNYTYSPTQLVIGTIQSKESVARFTLRGPNAALFSVNKDNQLAIKSAATKSSTQWYDLIIEGRGEKGTQRDTFRLVNDQFIRNQVIAHRGAWKQSGTTENSLTSLNNAVKLGCMGSEFDVHMSSDSVLFIHHDPTIEGIEIEKTPASELAKLKLSNGEALPTLDAYLREGMKQNRTRLILEIKTSKLGRSMALTERVVAMVHHLKAQAWVEYIAFDYDVCKKVKALDPVAKVSYLNGDKSPAQLEADRLNGFDYHFSVLKKNEAWLQDAKQRHLTTNAWTVNDQPTLQWFLDQHVDYITTNEPELLLKLVSR encoded by the coding sequence ATGAATAAGACGCTCCTTTTCGTTATCAATTTGATATTCGCAGCCTTCTCTGGAGCTGCCGTTAGTATGGCTCAATCAGCGTTGTCTCTTACGAATTATACGTACTCGCCAACGCAACTGGTTATTGGTACGATTCAGTCAAAAGAATCAGTGGCCCGATTTACATTGCGAGGCCCAAATGCGGCTCTTTTTAGTGTAAACAAGGATAATCAACTGGCCATAAAATCAGCAGCCACAAAATCCTCAACGCAATGGTATGATCTTATTATTGAAGGTCGGGGCGAAAAGGGTACGCAACGGGATACATTTCGGCTGGTAAACGATCAGTTCATTCGAAATCAGGTTATTGCCCACCGGGGTGCCTGGAAGCAAAGCGGAACCACCGAAAACTCTCTTACCTCTTTAAACAATGCAGTCAAACTGGGTTGTATGGGGAGCGAGTTCGATGTTCACATGTCGTCCGATTCCGTTTTATTTATTCATCATGACCCAACCATTGAGGGGATAGAGATTGAAAAAACACCAGCCAGTGAATTGGCTAAGCTCAAACTTAGTAACGGGGAGGCCTTACCCACACTGGATGCGTACTTGCGGGAAGGCATGAAACAGAATCGCACTCGTCTGATTCTGGAGATCAAAACCTCTAAGCTAGGCCGGTCGATGGCGTTAACGGAACGGGTCGTAGCCATGGTGCATCACTTAAAAGCGCAGGCCTGGGTGGAGTATATTGCCTTTGATTACGACGTCTGCAAGAAAGTTAAAGCCTTGGATCCGGTGGCGAAGGTGTCCTACCTCAATGGAGATAAATCACCGGCTCAATTGGAAGCAGATCGGTTAAACGGTTTTGATTACCATTTTTCTGTTCTGAAAAAGAACGAAGCCTGGCTACAGGATGCTAAACAACGGCATCTGACAACGAATGCCTGGACGGTGAATGATCAGCCAACCCTTCAGTGGTTTCTGGATCAACATGTGGATTACATTACAACTAATGAACCAGAGTTGCTCCTGAAGTTAGTAAGTAGGTAG
- a CDS encoding SIS domain-containing protein, whose protein sequence is MNQTYFKNYLDQQKAAYEAIPIDQVEQLINLIKKCWEDDRQLFAFGNGGSASNVSHFITDLGKSASDIMGKRFRCTSLNESVSWITALGNDYAYEDIFLRQLQNYARPGDLVLTLSVSGNSPNVVKAVQWANDNGLTTIALVGAKRGQLADLAHESIVIQDEHYGRVEDAQMTICHMLCYGFIEEGRNG, encoded by the coding sequence ATGAACCAAACTTATTTTAAAAATTACCTCGACCAGCAAAAAGCGGCCTACGAAGCCATCCCCATTGATCAGGTAGAACAGTTAATCAATCTTATCAAAAAATGTTGGGAAGATGATCGACAGTTATTCGCCTTTGGCAATGGGGGAAGTGCGTCTAATGTATCGCACTTTATTACCGACCTTGGCAAAAGTGCGTCCGACATCATGGGCAAGCGGTTCCGGTGCACGTCGCTCAACGAAAGTGTTTCGTGGATTACAGCGCTTGGGAATGATTACGCTTACGAAGATATTTTCCTCCGTCAGCTCCAGAACTATGCCCGCCCCGGCGATCTGGTATTGACACTCAGCGTGAGCGGAAATTCCCCCAATGTAGTCAAAGCGGTACAGTGGGCCAATGATAATGGATTAACTACCATTGCCCTTGTTGGTGCTAAACGTGGGCAATTAGCTGATCTCGCCCATGAGTCGATTGTTATTCAGGATGAGCATTATGGCCGAGTTGAAGATGCCCAGATGACCATTTGCCATATGCTGTGTTATGGATTTATTGAAGAAGGCAGAAACGGATAA
- a CDS encoding ROK family protein: protein MNLGIEIGGTKLQLVTGDITGQITQRFRFMIDPSQGADGILSQIATTIRQLPEPPQSIGVGFGGPVNWQTGQIATSHQIAGWAGFELANWLQEQIPGATVRIENDANVAALGEARRGVATGFKRVFYVTLGSGVGGGMIVDNQLYHGALPGEAEIGHLWLVPPGDSTPGQTVEQTISGWAVDQQIRDLLPQLPDDSALKLAVQQAHANGSVGKEARFLHPAYEASDPVARMLIEQIGSVAALGLSHVVHLFHPDAIVLGGGISLIGEPLRAAIRQALPRFVMKSFQPPPIVLLAKLGEDAVPVGALELVTTPI from the coding sequence ATGAATCTTGGTATTGAAATTGGCGGAACGAAATTGCAATTGGTTACGGGTGATATAACCGGCCAGATTACGCAGCGATTTCGTTTTATGATTGACCCATCTCAGGGCGCAGACGGTATTCTTTCTCAAATTGCAACGACGATTCGGCAACTCCCGGAGCCCCCTCAATCAATTGGCGTTGGCTTTGGTGGACCGGTTAATTGGCAGACCGGGCAGATTGCTACGTCACACCAAATTGCGGGATGGGCAGGCTTTGAGTTGGCCAATTGGCTTCAGGAGCAAATACCAGGAGCTACCGTACGAATTGAGAATGATGCCAACGTTGCGGCTCTTGGAGAAGCTCGGCGAGGTGTTGCAACTGGCTTTAAACGGGTGTTTTACGTTACTCTGGGTAGTGGCGTTGGTGGTGGCATGATCGTAGATAACCAACTCTACCACGGGGCCTTACCTGGCGAAGCTGAAATTGGTCATCTTTGGCTTGTACCACCCGGCGATTCAACACCTGGGCAAACAGTTGAGCAAACAATATCCGGCTGGGCTGTTGATCAGCAGATTCGCGACTTACTCCCGCAACTGCCCGATGATTCGGCGCTGAAACTAGCCGTCCAGCAAGCTCATGCTAATGGGTCTGTTGGCAAAGAAGCTCGTTTTTTGCACCCTGCCTACGAAGCGAGTGATCCCGTTGCGCGCATGCTAATTGAGCAAATTGGCTCGGTAGCTGCCCTGGGACTCTCCCATGTGGTCCATCTATTCCACCCCGATGCCATCGTATTAGGCGGTGGAATTTCACTCATTGGAGAGCCTTTACGCGCAGCAATCCGGCAGGCTTTACCCCGCTTTGTCATGAAATCATTTCAGCCACCACCAATTGTCCTGCTAGCCAAACTCGGCGAAGATGCCGTACCAGTTGGGGCGTTAGAACTAGTGACCACTCCTATTTAA